In a single window of the Methylothermaceae bacteria B42 genome:
- a CDS encoding alpha-amylase: protein MVSSTRFSAVIKDRIEARLRFLYGAQQAPRLTLQLLEKLQDFRPQTPRSNDKRWNQQDNVLITYGDSLRQSGEKPLQTLHRFLKEYLSGVIDSVHILPYFPYSSDDGFAVIDYTRVNPRLGTWEDIETIARDFKLMTDLVINHVSSQHRWFQNFLKNRDPGRDYFIEVDPDTDLSMVVRPRTHPLLTRFETIRGPKWVWTTFSADQIDVNFQNPKVLFEFLDILLLYLNKGSQKIRLDAIAYLWKKIGTPCIHLPETHEVVKLLHDVVDQVAPATVLITETNVPHQENISYFGNGDEAHVVYQFPLPPLVLHAFYHADARRLTDWAKQLEPPPAGCTFLNFLACHDGIGLRPLEGLVPQAEINALAEAMKSYGGLVSMRTNPDGSQSPYELNITWFSAMQGTCHGPDEFAVQRFLCSHAIMLALQGIPAVYILSLFATPNDTEGVEKTGAPRAINRHKWSCEELLPLLKNPKTPQAQALKELTRLLSLRRRQPAFHPDSPQTILDLGAGIVAVKRQSQKASQTILALHNVTPNRIKLRLPDGIWYNLLNNHRASLTLTLHSYQVFWLLEQSNGKPFPT, encoded by the coding sequence ATGGTCTCCTCCACGCGCTTTTCAGCCGTCATCAAAGACCGTATCGAAGCCAGGCTAAGGTTTCTCTACGGCGCCCAACAAGCACCTCGGCTGACCCTGCAACTATTGGAGAAGCTGCAAGACTTCCGCCCCCAAACACCCCGCTCAAATGATAAACGCTGGAACCAACAGGACAATGTTCTCATCACTTATGGCGATAGCCTGCGTCAATCAGGTGAAAAACCTCTGCAAACCCTGCACCGCTTTTTGAAGGAATATTTGAGCGGCGTCATCGATAGCGTTCACATTCTTCCCTATTTTCCCTATAGCTCTGATGACGGCTTCGCTGTGATTGACTACACCCGGGTCAACCCGCGGTTGGGCACATGGGAAGATATCGAGACCATTGCCCGGGATTTTAAACTGATGACCGATCTGGTCATCAATCACGTCTCCAGCCAACACCGATGGTTCCAAAACTTTCTAAAAAACCGGGACCCTGGCCGGGATTATTTTATTGAAGTGGATCCGGACACCGATTTATCCATGGTGGTGCGTCCCCGCACGCATCCCCTGTTGACCCGCTTTGAAACAATAAGGGGCCCCAAATGGGTGTGGACGACTTTCAGCGCCGATCAAATCGATGTCAACTTTCAAAACCCGAAAGTTTTATTTGAGTTTCTGGATATATTGCTACTGTATCTAAACAAGGGATCGCAGAAGATCCGCTTGGACGCCATTGCCTATCTTTGGAAAAAAATCGGCACTCCTTGTATCCACTTGCCGGAAACCCACGAAGTGGTCAAGCTTCTGCACGATGTCGTGGATCAAGTCGCCCCCGCCACGGTGCTTATTACTGAAACCAACGTCCCCCACCAGGAAAACATCAGTTATTTCGGCAACGGGGACGAGGCCCATGTGGTCTATCAATTCCCCCTGCCGCCGTTGGTGCTCCACGCCTTTTACCATGCCGACGCCCGCCGATTGACCGATTGGGCGAAACAATTGGAACCACCCCCGGCAGGCTGCACCTTTTTGAATTTCCTCGCCTGTCACGACGGCATCGGTCTCAGGCCCCTGGAAGGACTGGTTCCCCAAGCGGAAATCAACGCTTTGGCGGAAGCCATGAAAAGTTATGGCGGACTGGTTTCCATGCGCACCAACCCGGATGGCAGCCAGTCGCCCTACGAACTCAACATCACCTGGTTCAGCGCCATGCAAGGCACCTGCCACGGACCCGACGAATTCGCCGTGCAGCGATTCTTGTGCAGCCACGCCATTATGCTGGCGCTGCAAGGCATTCCCGCCGTGTATATTCTTAGCTTGTTCGCCACCCCCAACGACACTGAAGGCGTCGAGAAAACCGGCGCGCCCCGGGCCATTAACCGGCACAAATGGTCCTGCGAAGAACTGCTGCCACTGTTAAAAAACCCCAAAACGCCCCAAGCCCAAGCTCTCAAAGAGTTGACCCGGTTGCTTTCCTTGCGCCGGAGGCAACCGGCCTTTCATCCAGACAGTCCACAAACCATTCTGGATTTGGGGGCGGGAATAGTTGCGGTAAAACGGCAAAGTCAAAAAGCTTCCCAAACCATTTTGGCTTTGCATAATGTTACACCCAATCGCATAAAGCTCAGATTACCCGATGGTATCTGGTACAACCTTTTAAATAATCACCGTGCAAGCCTTACACTCACTCTTCATTCTTATCAAGTTTTTTGGCTATTGGAGCAATCGAATGGTAAGCCCTTCCCAACCTAG
- a CDS encoding ribonuclease T produces MSAGKPRLAQRFRGYLPVIVDIESAGFDPKKHALLEIAAVIPAIDEAGQFYIEEVHSAHVNPFPGAELDPSALEFNGIDPHHPLRIAMEEKEALQKIFQPVRAAVKKQGCTRAILVGHNPAFDLGFLNAAVERTGIKRNPFHPFSSFDTATLAGLVYGQTVLAKAIKAAGIEWDNQQAHSARYDAEKTAELFCIIVNRWEALNRTSTS; encoded by the coding sequence ATGAGCGCTGGAAAACCAAGACTGGCTCAAAGATTCAGAGGATACCTTCCAGTTATCGTCGATATTGAATCGGCGGGATTCGACCCGAAAAAACATGCGCTTTTGGAAATTGCCGCAGTCATCCCTGCAATCGATGAGGCAGGGCAATTTTATATTGAGGAAGTTCATTCGGCCCACGTCAATCCTTTTCCCGGCGCGGAACTGGATCCATCAGCCCTGGAGTTCAATGGCATCGATCCGCATCATCCACTCCGCATTGCCATGGAAGAAAAGGAAGCCCTGCAAAAAATTTTCCAGCCCGTTAGGGCCGCGGTAAAAAAACAAGGTTGCACCCGCGCCATCCTCGTGGGACATAATCCGGCGTTTGATTTGGGATTTTTGAACGCCGCTGTGGAACGCACTGGCATAAAACGTAACCCCTTTCACCCATTCAGCTCTTTCGACACTGCCACGCTGGCTGGGCTTGTCTATGGTCAAACCGTGCTCGCCAAGGCTATCAAAGCAGCAGGCATCGAGTGGGACAATCAGCAAGCCCACTCTGCCCGCTACGACGCGGAAAAAACCGCGGAACTGTTTTGCATTATCGTCAATCGTTGGGAAGCCCTGAATCGGACTTCAACCTCATAG
- a CDS encoding ABC transporter: MTTKSLLSPVMIMVLFVLTGCASNGDPRDPLEPFNRGMQKFNDTMDDYVMKPVAKGYQWMTPAFVDQGITNFFSNMGDIAVTVNDLLQFKLKHSGQDAARFLVNTTVGVGGLVDVASKIGLEKHHEDFGQTLAVWGVPEGFYLVLPFMGPSTPRDAVGSVADGFMNPISYTVFPARIALYGVKTIDMRADLLSASEILDEAALDRYEFIRNAYLQRREYLIYDGEPPIEDDFEEFEKELLEDGEEADL; this comes from the coding sequence ATGACAACGAAAAGCTTACTTTCCCCCGTGATGATAATGGTGCTGTTTGTATTGACCGGTTGTGCTTCTAATGGAGATCCGCGGGACCCATTGGAGCCCTTCAACCGGGGGATGCAAAAATTCAATGACACCATGGATGATTATGTGATGAAGCCGGTCGCCAAAGGATACCAATGGATGACGCCCGCCTTTGTTGACCAGGGGATAACTAATTTCTTTAGCAATATGGGAGATATTGCCGTCACGGTTAATGATTTGTTGCAGTTTAAGTTGAAGCACAGTGGCCAAGATGCCGCCCGTTTTCTTGTGAATACTACCGTGGGTGTTGGGGGTCTTGTAGATGTCGCCAGCAAGATTGGTCTGGAAAAGCATCATGAGGACTTTGGTCAGACTCTGGCGGTGTGGGGTGTGCCCGAAGGATTTTATCTGGTGTTGCCTTTTATGGGCCCCAGTACCCCCAGGGATGCTGTGGGGAGTGTTGCCGATGGGTTTATGAATCCGATTTCCTACACTGTTTTCCCGGCCAGAATAGCCTTGTATGGTGTTAAAACTATCGACATGCGGGCGGATTTGTTGAGCGCTTCTGAAATTCTGGATGAGGCGGCATTGGATCGCTATGAGTTTATTCGCAACGCCTATCTTCAGCGCCGCGAATATCTGATCTACGACGGAGAGCCTCCGATTGAGGACGACTTTGAAGAATTCGAGAAGGAGCTTCTTGAAGACGGCGAGGAAGCAGATTTATAA
- a CDS encoding bifunctional ADP-dependent (S)-NAD(P)H-hydrate dehydratase/NAD(P)H-hydrate epimerase: MFHSIVTTELPRTLFLAEQVRAMDRYAIEDLGIPGYVLMQRAGWAVFQVIQDRWPDARKIAVLCGSGNNGGDGYVVARLALDAKFQVQVFSLSSPEGLKGDALVACEAYRQAGGRVSEGVPSRLEDFDIVVDALLGTGLDREVSGVYAQTIAMINGFNGGVVAVDIPSGLHANSGVAMGKAVKADATVTFIGLKQGLFTGDGPEVCGRIYYSDLAVPEEVLKYQVPAAYLQSRYINLLPPRPKTAHKGHFGHVLIIGGDTGFTGAVRMAAEAAARVGAGLVSIASRGAHAAHLNATRPELMCHGVETTTELQALLGRATVVAIGPGLGQSGWARSMLQPICDSGLPMVMDADALNLLAQSPKFRENWIITPHPGEAARLLGCTSSEIQADRFAALQALLEKFHGVCVLKGTGTLIGEKNQPCTICTAGNPGMASGGMGDILTGIIAGLIAQGLSLSDAARMGVSLHGTAGDKAAEAGERGMLASDLLPWLRHLVNVEKA; this comes from the coding sequence ATGTTTCATTCCATAGTGACGACTGAATTACCCCGGACGCTATTTTTGGCCGAACAAGTACGAGCGATGGATCGTTATGCCATCGAAGACCTTGGTATCCCAGGTTATGTGTTAATGCAACGGGCAGGGTGGGCAGTTTTTCAGGTGATTCAGGATAGGTGGCCCGACGCCAGGAAGATTGCGGTTCTCTGCGGCAGTGGAAACAATGGGGGAGATGGTTATGTTGTCGCCCGACTTGCCCTGGATGCAAAATTCCAAGTCCAGGTGTTTTCCTTAAGCTCCCCGGAGGGCTTAAAAGGGGATGCCCTTGTAGCCTGCGAAGCCTACCGTCAGGCCGGTGGGCGGGTGTCAGAGGGGGTGCCTTCAAGATTGGAGGATTTTGATATAGTTGTGGATGCCTTGCTGGGGACCGGGTTGGACCGGGAGGTGTCAGGTGTCTATGCCCAAACCATCGCAATGATCAATGGCTTTAATGGCGGGGTTGTGGCGGTTGATATCCCTTCTGGTTTGCATGCCAATAGCGGCGTGGCAATGGGGAAAGCGGTCAAGGCGGATGCAACGGTTACTTTTATCGGATTGAAACAAGGGCTATTTACCGGCGATGGACCAGAAGTTTGCGGACGGATTTACTATTCCGATTTGGCGGTGCCGGAAGAGGTGCTGAAATACCAGGTCCCTGCTGCTTATTTGCAAAGCCGATATATAAATCTACTGCCTCCCCGCCCAAAAACTGCCCATAAAGGGCATTTCGGCCATGTGTTAATCATTGGCGGAGATACAGGGTTTACCGGGGCCGTGAGAATGGCAGCCGAGGCTGCGGCCCGGGTTGGCGCCGGGTTGGTCAGCATTGCTTCGCGGGGGGCGCATGCGGCGCATCTGAATGCAACCCGGCCGGAACTGATGTGTCACGGCGTGGAAACCACCACTGAACTGCAAGCGCTTTTGGGGCGTGCCACAGTGGTGGCGATTGGTCCTGGACTGGGACAATCTGGTTGGGCCCGGAGTATGTTGCAACCCATTTGTGATAGCGGCTTGCCCATGGTCATGGATGCAGATGCCCTGAATTTATTGGCCCAAAGTCCTAAATTCCGGGAAAACTGGATTATAACGCCCCATCCCGGGGAAGCGGCGCGGTTGCTGGGATGTACAAGTTCTGAAATTCAGGCGGATCGCTTTGCCGCGTTGCAGGCGTTACTAGAAAAATTTCACGGCGTTTGTGTCTTGAAGGGGACTGGAACCCTTATTGGAGAGAAGAACCAACCTTGCACTATTTGTACGGCGGGAAACCCTGGCATGGCTTCGGGGGGGATGGGCGATATCTTAACTGGCATCATTGCGGGCCTGATTGCCCAAGGTTTGAGTTTGTCTGATGCTGCGCGGATGGGGGTGAGCCTGCATGGAACCGCAGGTGATAAAGCCGCGGAAGCGGGGGAAAGAGGCATGTTGGCGAGCGACTTGCTGCCTTGGCTGCGGCATCTGGTCAATGTGGAAAAGGCTTAA
- a CDS encoding glutaredoxin translates to MNVQERIKQQLKENPILLYMKGTPDFPQCGFSGRVVEILNACGARYAYVNILEDPELREALKEYSNWPTYPQLYIKGELVGGCDIVMQLYQSGELQKMLEQATATEEE, encoded by the coding sequence ATGAATGTGCAGGAAAGAATTAAACAGCAGTTGAAGGAAAACCCTATACTTTTATATATGAAAGGTACCCCGGATTTCCCTCAATGTGGATTTTCCGGCCGTGTGGTGGAGATCCTCAATGCTTGCGGCGCTAGATACGCCTACGTCAATATTTTGGAAGATCCCGAATTGCGCGAAGCGCTCAAGGAATATTCCAATTGGCCCACTTACCCTCAACTGTATATTAAGGGCGAGTTGGTTGGCGGTTGCGACATTGTGATGCAGCTTTATCAAAGCGGCGAGTTGCAGAAAATGCTGGAACAAGCCACGGCTACCGAGGAAGAATAG
- a CDS encoding dihydroorotase (catalyzes the formation of N-carbamoyl-L-aspartate from (S)-dihydroorotate in pyrimidine biosynthesis), translated as MDFLIIRRPDDWHLHLRDGAIMKHVVKYSAEQFGRALIMPNLRPPITRVAQALEYRDRIIQALPENSSFQPFMSLYLTDSTPTTEVIAAAENPFILGFKLYPSGATTNSEDGVTNIEKIYPVLETMERHDLVLQVHGEATDPEVDIFDRERVFIERELIPLIERFPALRIVLEHVTTREGVDFVRACPDNIAATITAHHLLYNRNHLLAGGVRPHYYCLPVLKRETHRQALLLAATSGNPKFFLGTDSAPHPRGIKESACGCAGCFTAPAALAMYAQAFDSQDALPMLEDFASNFGADFYRLPKNQALITLQRHPWKLPDVLLFNDSEIVPLKAGETIPWKF; from the coding sequence ATGGATTTTCTAATTATACGCCGACCAGACGATTGGCACCTGCATCTTCGCGATGGGGCAATAATGAAACACGTCGTCAAATACAGCGCCGAGCAATTTGGCCGGGCTTTGATTATGCCCAACCTGCGCCCTCCTATTACCCGCGTAGCCCAAGCGCTTGAATACCGAGACAGGATCATCCAGGCATTACCAGAAAATAGCAGTTTTCAGCCTTTTATGTCTTTATATCTGACCGACTCCACGCCAACCACTGAAGTCATTGCGGCTGCGGAAAATCCTTTTATTTTGGGTTTTAAACTCTACCCTTCTGGGGCAACGACCAATTCCGAGGATGGCGTCACCAACATCGAAAAAATCTATCCTGTGTTAGAAACCATGGAACGTCATGATTTGGTCTTGCAAGTCCATGGCGAAGCCACCGATCCTGAGGTGGATATTTTTGACCGGGAAAGGGTTTTTATCGAACGGGAGCTGATACCTTTAATCGAACGCTTCCCGGCTCTGAGAATCGTTCTTGAGCACGTTACCACCCGGGAAGGAGTGGATTTTGTCCGCGCCTGCCCTGACAACATCGCCGCCACCATCACCGCCCATCATTTGCTCTACAACCGTAACCACTTATTGGCGGGTGGTGTCCGCCCCCATTATTATTGCCTGCCAGTATTAAAGCGGGAAACTCACCGGCAGGCCCTATTGCTGGCAGCTACTTCCGGCAACCCGAAATTTTTTCTTGGCACCGATAGTGCTCCCCACCCCAGAGGCATCAAAGAATCCGCCTGCGGCTGCGCAGGTTGTTTTACCGCCCCAGCCGCTTTGGCGATGTATGCCCAGGCATTCGACTCCCAAGACGCGTTACCCATGCTGGAAGATTTCGCCAGCAACTTTGGCGCCGATTTTTATCGCCTGCCAAAAAACCAAGCATTGATTACCCTACAACGGCATCCTTGGAAACTACCGGATGTGTTGCTGTTCAATGATTCAGAAATCGTTCCGCTCAAAGCCGGAGAGACTATTCCTTGGAAATTTTGA
- a CDS encoding YajQ family cyclic di-GMP-binding protein (nucleotide binding property based on structural studies of Haemophilus influenzae crystallized protein in PDB Accession Number 1IN0 and NMR studies of Escherichia coli YajQ; the YajQ protein from Pseudomonas synringae appears to play a role in activation of bateriophage phi6 segment L transcription), with product MPSFDIVSEVDLHEAANAVDQANREVSTRFDFKGSGARFELEGEQITLHAQNDFQLKQMLDILQMKLSKRGVDIACLDIGEPQISGQAAHQTVILRQGIDKELAKKITKRIKDTKLKVQASIQGEKVRVTGKKRDDLQKVIQTLREAKLDLPLQFINFRD from the coding sequence ATGCCTTCATTTGACATCGTTTCCGAAGTAGATTTGCACGAAGCCGCCAACGCGGTGGATCAAGCCAACCGCGAGGTGAGCACCCGCTTTGATTTCAAGGGTTCAGGCGCGCGCTTCGAGCTGGAAGGAGAGCAAATCACCCTGCATGCTCAAAATGACTTTCAGCTCAAACAAATGCTCGACATTCTGCAAATGAAACTGAGCAAACGGGGCGTCGATATCGCCTGCCTGGATATCGGCGAACCTCAAATCAGCGGTCAAGCCGCCCACCAAACGGTGATTTTACGCCAGGGCATCGACAAGGAACTGGCAAAAAAAATCACCAAACGAATCAAGGATACCAAGTTGAAAGTGCAAGCCAGCATCCAGGGAGAAAAAGTGCGGGTGACGGGCAAAAAGCGCGATGATCTTCAGAAGGTGATTCAAACCCTGCGCGAAGCGAAACTGGATTTGCCCCTCCAGTTCATCAATTTTCGTGATTGA
- a CDS encoding tRNA threonylcarbamoyladenosine biosynthesis protein TsaE codes for MVLFLADAEATEAFGARLYRAMVPEVVIYLEGQLGTGKTTLVRGFLQEAGVSGRIKSPTYTLVETYVTPSMKVAHFDLYRLQDPEELEWIGFRDYLQKESVCFVEWPEKGRGFLPPADLIIRIECQDQGRRIELKAESERGQAILEQLKTLIKAMN; via the coding sequence ATGGTGCTGTTTTTAGCCGATGCCGAGGCCACGGAAGCTTTTGGTGCCCGTTTATATCGTGCTATGGTGCCGGAGGTGGTGATCTATCTGGAAGGGCAACTGGGCACAGGCAAAACCACTTTGGTACGCGGTTTTCTGCAGGAAGCCGGCGTTTCCGGCAGGATTAAAAGCCCCACCTATACTTTGGTGGAAACTTATGTGACACCCTCAATGAAAGTGGCCCATTTTGATCTTTACCGGCTGCAAGATCCGGAAGAATTAGAGTGGATAGGGTTTCGGGATTATCTGCAAAAAGAAAGCGTGTGTTTTGTGGAATGGCCGGAGAAAGGACGCGGATTTTTGCCGCCCGCGGATTTGATTATCCGAATTGAATGTCAGGATCAAGGACGCCGAATCGAATTAAAAGCGGAAAGCGAGCGTGGCCAGGCTATCCTGGAACAATTGAAAACGCTGATCAAAGCAATGAATTGA
- a CDS encoding succinyldiaminopimelate transaminase (catalyzes the formation of succinyldiaminopimelate from N-succinyl-2-amino-6-ketopimelate) encodes MNPRFDCLQPYPFEKLARLKEGIEPPVDKPHIALSIGEPQDPPPHFVAEAIISHLHGLAKYPLTRGLPELREAIANWLIRRFQLGEGGIDPDTAVLPVNGTREALFSFAQAIIDPADQPLVLMPNPFYQIYEGAALLAGAKPFYLNATEETGWLPDFETVPDSVWRRCQLLYLCTPSNPTGQVIGLKILQSLIEKAHRFDFVIASDECYSELYGDEAPTGLLQAAKAMGNDAYSRCVAFHSLSKRSSAPGLRSGFVAGDSKILARYFKYRTYHGCAMPLPSQHASIAAWRDEGHVEKNRQQYRARFEAAKLILSEVLPVTVPPAGFYFWLRTPMDDAEFARGLFRQQNVTVLPGSFLSREAEGINPGRNYVRIAWVHPLEICREAAGRIRAFIENL; translated from the coding sequence ATGAATCCACGCTTTGATTGTTTGCAACCCTATCCTTTTGAAAAACTGGCCCGGCTCAAAGAAGGGATAGAGCCGCCGGTGGACAAGCCCCATATCGCTTTGTCCATCGGCGAGCCCCAAGACCCGCCGCCCCATTTCGTTGCCGAAGCTATTATCAGTCATCTGCACGGCTTGGCCAAATACCCCTTGACCCGGGGGTTGCCGGAATTGCGTGAAGCAATTGCCAATTGGTTGATTCGCCGATTCCAGTTAGGGGAGGGGGGGATTGACCCCGACACCGCAGTATTGCCGGTCAATGGGACCCGTGAGGCGTTGTTTTCCTTTGCCCAGGCGATAATTGACCCGGCGGATCAACCCCTGGTGTTGATGCCTAATCCGTTTTATCAGATTTATGAGGGAGCGGCGTTGCTGGCCGGCGCCAAACCCTTTTATCTTAACGCCACGGAAGAGACCGGATGGTTGCCGGATTTCGAAACGGTGCCCGATTCGGTCTGGCGCCGCTGTCAATTGCTGTATCTTTGCACGCCTTCCAATCCCACCGGTCAGGTTATCGGCCTGAAAATACTTCAATCTCTGATAGAAAAGGCCCATCGTTTTGATTTTGTGATTGCCTCCGATGAATGTTACAGCGAACTGTACGGCGATGAAGCCCCCACAGGGTTGCTGCAAGCCGCCAAAGCCATGGGCAATGACGCTTATTCCCGCTGTGTTGCATTCCATAGCTTGTCCAAGCGGTCCAGCGCGCCGGGGTTGCGGTCCGGATTTGTTGCGGGCGATAGTAAAATTCTGGCCCGCTATTTCAAATACCGCACCTATCATGGCTGCGCCATGCCGCTGCCCTCACAGCATGCCAGTATCGCGGCGTGGCGGGATGAGGGTCATGTGGAGAAAAACCGGCAGCAGTACCGGGCCCGGTTTGAAGCCGCCAAATTAATTTTGTCAGAGGTGTTGCCTGTGACGGTGCCGCCGGCAGGATTTTATTTCTGGCTGCGCACCCCCATGGATGATGCCGAATTTGCCCGGGGTTTGTTTCGGCAGCAGAATGTGACGGTGTTGCCGGGAAGCTTTTTATCCCGGGAGGCGGAAGGTATCAATCCCGGCCGGAATTATGTACGTATCGCCTGGGTGCATCCCTTGGAAATCTGCCGGGAAGCGGCTGGTAGAATCCGGGCGTTTATCGAAAATCTGTGA